In the Sinorhizobium arboris LMG 14919 genome, one interval contains:
- the nuoG gene encoding NADH-quinone oxidoreductase subunit NuoG, translating to MAKLKVDGKEIEVPDHFTLLQACEEAGAEVPRFCFHERLSVAGNCRMCLIEVKGGPPKPAASCAMGVRDLRPGPNGEVPEVFTTTPMVKKAREGVMEFLLINHPLDCPICDQGGECDLQDQAMAFGIDSSRYQENKRAVEDKYIGPLVKTVMNRCIHCTRCVRFTTEVAGIAELGLIGRGEDAEITTYLEQAMTSELQGNVVDLCPVGALTSKPFSFTARPWELGKTESIDVMDAVGSAIRVDTRGREVMRIMPRVNEEINEEWISDKTRFIWDGLKTQRLDRPYVKKDGRLQPASWGEAFQAINTAIAGTSGDRIGAIAGDLASVEEMYALKELIASLGSENLDCRQDGAALDPSFGRSSYIFNPTIQGIESADALLVIGSNPRFEASVLNARIRKRYRLANFPIGVIGEAGELRYEYEYLGAGTDTLAELVSRKGAFFATLEKAARPLIIVGQGALAGEGGAAVLANAAKLAVAVGAVNAEWNGFAVLHTAAARVGGLDLGFVPGPGGKPALEMLDAMDVLFLLGADEIDLSARKAGFTVYIGSHGDNGAHAADVILPGATYTEKSGTWVNTEGRVQIGSRAAFAPGEAREDWAIIRALSDVLGRKLPFDSLGELRAKLYAAYPHFADVDGIAAGSSDEIAALAQKAGAMAKSVFASPVKDFYLTNPIARASAVMAECSALARNNFKAAAE from the coding sequence ATGGCAAAGCTGAAAGTCGACGGAAAAGAGATCGAGGTCCCGGATCATTTCACGCTGCTTCAGGCATGCGAGGAGGCCGGCGCCGAGGTTCCGCGCTTCTGTTTCCATGAGCGGCTTTCGGTTGCCGGCAACTGCCGCATGTGTCTGATCGAGGTGAAGGGCGGACCGCCGAAGCCGGCCGCCTCCTGCGCGATGGGCGTCCGCGACCTTCGTCCCGGTCCGAACGGCGAAGTGCCGGAAGTGTTCACGACCACGCCGATGGTCAAGAAGGCGCGCGAAGGCGTCATGGAATTCCTGCTCATCAACCACCCGCTCGACTGCCCGATCTGCGACCAGGGCGGCGAATGCGACCTGCAGGACCAGGCGATGGCCTTCGGCATCGACAGCTCGCGCTATCAGGAAAACAAGCGCGCGGTCGAGGACAAATATATCGGCCCGCTGGTCAAGACGGTGATGAACCGCTGCATCCACTGCACGCGTTGCGTCCGTTTCACGACGGAAGTCGCCGGCATCGCCGAACTCGGCCTGATCGGCCGCGGTGAGGATGCCGAGATCACCACCTATCTCGAACAGGCGATGACCTCGGAATTGCAGGGCAATGTCGTCGATCTGTGCCCGGTGGGCGCGCTCACCTCCAAGCCCTTCTCCTTCACCGCGCGCCCGTGGGAGCTCGGCAAGACTGAATCGATCGATGTCATGGACGCGGTCGGCTCGGCTATCCGTGTCGATACGCGCGGCCGCGAAGTCATGCGGATCATGCCGCGTGTCAACGAGGAGATCAACGAAGAGTGGATCTCCGACAAGACCCGCTTCATCTGGGACGGGCTCAAGACGCAGCGCCTCGATCGTCCTTATGTCAAGAAGGACGGCCGCCTGCAGCCTGCAAGCTGGGGTGAGGCCTTCCAGGCGATCAACACCGCCATTGCCGGCACTTCCGGCGACAGAATCGGTGCGATCGCCGGCGATCTCGCATCGGTCGAGGAAATGTACGCGCTGAAGGAGCTCATCGCCTCGCTCGGTTCCGAAAACCTCGATTGCAGGCAGGACGGCGCAGCGCTCGACCCGTCGTTCGGCCGTTCGAGCTACATCTTCAACCCGACGATCCAGGGTATCGAAAGCGCCGATGCGCTGCTCGTCATCGGCTCCAATCCGCGCTTCGAAGCATCGGTTCTCAATGCCCGTATCCGCAAGCGCTACCGCCTGGCCAACTTCCCCATCGGCGTGATCGGCGAGGCGGGTGAGCTGCGTTACGAATACGAATATCTGGGTGCGGGTACCGATACGCTCGCTGAACTCGTTTCCCGCAAGGGCGCATTCTTCGCGACGCTGGAAAAGGCCGCGCGTCCGCTGATCATCGTCGGCCAGGGTGCCTTGGCAGGGGAGGGCGGCGCGGCCGTTCTCGCCAATGCGGCGAAGCTTGCCGTCGCCGTTGGTGCCGTCAACGCCGAGTGGAACGGTTTTGCCGTGCTTCATACCGCGGCGGCCAGAGTCGGCGGTCTCGATCTCGGCTTCGTGCCCGGCCCGGGCGGCAAGCCGGCTCTCGAAATGCTTGACGCCATGGATGTCCTGTTCCTGCTGGGTGCCGACGAGATCGACCTCTCCGCCAGAAAGGCAGGATTCACCGTCTACATCGGCTCTCACGGCGACAACGGCGCACATGCGGCGGATGTCATTCTTCCCGGCGCGACCTACACGGAAAAGTCCGGCACCTGGGTGAATACCGAAGGGCGCGTTCAGATCGGCAGCCGCGCCGCTTTCGCACCGGGTGAAGCCCGCGAGGACTGGGCGATCATCCGCGCGCTTTCCGACGTGCTCGGCAGGAAGCTGCCATTCGACTCGCTCGGCGAATTGCGCGCCAAGCTCTATGCGGCCTATCCGCATTTCGCCGATGTCGACGGGATCGCCGCCGGCAGCAGCGACGAAATTGCCGCACTTGCACAAAAAGCCGGTGCGATGGCGAAATCCGTGTTTGCGTCTCCGGTCAAAGACTTCTATTTGACGAACCCGATAGCGCGCGCATCCGCCGTCATGGCCGAATGCTCGGCCTTGGCGCGCAACAATTTCAAAGCTGCCGCGGAATGA